A window of Trichoderma atroviride chromosome 3, complete sequence contains these coding sequences:
- a CDS encoding uncharacterized protein (EggNog:ENOG41) has product MALRQASLLRPRLVLRHINSLALRQGPYFHSIATRSQQSQAAKTRSEAQATPTVPFIINGSDYYADKVFDVVSPVTGEVTHRCGSASVADADAAVDAAAEAFKTWRRTTPSHRRDIFLKAADLFQKRGEELAQIMMSETGAAAPWALFNINTSADLIRDAAGRISSIEGSFPTLMDPDTSGIVLREPYGVVLSVAPWNATYILPARSMVGPVAAGNTAILKASELAPQTMRALISIFHEAGLPKGVMNMIAHDRDSAAEITAALIANPPRKESQLHGQHKRWKGHWETRR; this is encoded by the exons ATGGCGCTACGACAGGCATCGCTGTTGCGCCCGCGCCTTGTTCTGCGCCACATCAACAGCCTTGCGCTTAGACAAGGGCCTTATTTTCACTCCATCGCAACTCGCAGCCAACAGAGCCAGGCGGCAAAGACGAGGTCCGAGGCCCAGGCCACGCCGACGGtgcccttcatcatcaacggcAGCGACTACTATGCCGACAAGGTCTTTGACGTCGTGTCTCCCGTCACGGGCGAGGTGACGCACCGATGCGGATCAGCCTCTgtcgcagacgcagacgccgCCGTCGATGCTGCAGCCGAGGCCTTCAAGACGTGGAGAAGGACGACGCCTTCGCATCGGCGGGACATCTTCCTCAAGGCTGCCGACCTCTTCCAGAAAAGGGGCGAGGAACTGGCCCAGATTATGATGAGTGAGACGGGGGCTGCCGCGCCGTGGGCTcttttcaacatcaacacATCGGCCGACCTCATCAGAGATGCCGCTGGGCGCATCTCCTCCATAGAAGGCTCGTTCCCTACGCTGATGGATCCTGACACAAGCGGAATCGTTCTTCGAGAGCCTTATGGCGTCGTTTTGTCTGTAGCTCCTTG GAATGCTACTTACATCTTGCCCGCCCGTTCCATGGTCGGCCCTGTTGCCGCAGGAAACACAGCCATCCTGAAGGCTTCAGAACTTGCGCCCCAGACCATGCGGGCTCTGATATCCATCTTTCACGAGGCCGGTCTGCCCAAGGGCGTCATGAACATGATTGCCCACGACCGGGACAGCGCAGCGGAGATTACAGCAGCCCTGATTGCCAACCCCCCTCGTAAGGAAAGTCAACTTCACGGGCAGCACAAACGTTGGAAAGGCCATTGGGAAACTCGCCGGTGA
- a CDS encoding uncharacterized protein (EggNog:ENOG41): MATERIIVHKNIKAQFQEKLTAAVNELYPSNGPGAILINQVAVKRNKALVQDAASKGATVLFGDASANEARKTEMRPVLLDNVTPAMDIYKTESFGPTIALYEVETEEQALQLANDTEYGLTSAVFTEDLKRGLRFARGIESGAVHINDMTVHDEAVLPHGGTKSSGFGRFNATAGLEEWVRTKTITFKN, from the coding sequence ATGGCCACGGAGAGAATCATTGTCCACAAAAACATAAAGGCCCAGTTCCAAGAGAAGCTAACGGCCGCTGTCAACGAGCTCTACCCTTCCAACGGTCCCGGCGCCATTCTCATCAACCAAGTGGCCGTCAAGCGCAACAAGGCTCTCGTCCAAGACGCCGCTTCCAAGGGCGCGACGGTCTTGTTCGGAgacgccagcgccaacgaGGCGCGCAAGACCGAAATGCGACCTGTCCTTCTCGACAACGTGACGCCCGCCATGGACATTTACAAGACTGAGTCGTTTGGCCCGACAATTGCCCTTTACGAGGTCGAGACGGAAGAGCAGGCCCTGCAGCTGGCCAACGACACAGAGTATGGCCTTACGTCGGCCGTCTTCACCGAGGATCTCAAGAGGGGCCTTCGCTTCGCAAGGGGGATCGAGTCTGGGGCCGTTCACATCAACGACATGACTGTTCATGACGAAGCAGTTCTGCCCCATGGAGGAACCAAATCTAGTGGGTTTGGGCGCTTCAACGCAACGGCTGGGCTCGAGGAGTGGGTGAGGACAAAGACTATTACGTTCAAGAACTAG
- a CDS encoding uncharacterized protein (TransMembrane:1 (o52-73i)): protein MSPTPSTAQQPISGRNGSPCPQSQFDDDPAPDQFHSALIGSWPQPASQQSPSALAIPAVALGGFAFFFLGSLWTRPADGRRPAIGTS, encoded by the coding sequence ATGAGCCCAACACCCTCCACTGCccagcagccaatcagcggccGCAACGGTTCGCCATGTCCACAGTCACAGTTTGATGATGACCCCGCTCCTGATCAATTCCACAGCGCGCTGATTGGCTCATGGCCGCAACCAGCCTCTCAGCAGAGCCCATCAGCGCTCGCCATCCCCGCTGTGGCGCTCGGTGGATTcgcatttttctttttaggaTCGCTTTGGACACGGCCTGCAGATGGGCGGCGGCCGGCCATTGGCACGTCGTGA
- a CDS encoding uncharacterized protein (TransMembrane:2 (i202-223o255-276i)) yields the protein MNDSSFVQAQQRVAARRQAREAEQRARTAAQREASRVNTQLQRLPYPLNRLANVWDSASSIESTRPAFRVAQVDAELLDEELLELLKGQVGDALKYYAGGHLKDDWSAEIMLALRAVLFKLTVWDNDATYGAALQNLKYTDARKGGPVLAPPTRLQKSMYGLVTVFGKYAWTRWEDWLVDQDDGYSDPTPVVQRLSRLTSGLTTVHSAAACVSFLIFLFRGQYRTILDRVLRMRLAPPTSHVSREVSFEYLNRQLVWHAFTEFLLFVLPLIGINRWRRWLSRTWRKTKDIVSTKQAGDTASGEYGFLPERTCAICYQDQNAAASSESEVMAAAASSGVIGSAQTDVTNPYEAIPCGCIYCFVCIAQRLDREEGEGWTCLRCGEHVKECKPWNGDVLEPSRKSTSTKTVAFSDDVVGGFSDADDASVISREEALGGSSPKR from the coding sequence ATGAACGACTCGAGTTTCgtccaggcccagcagcgcgTCGCTGCCCGACGACAGGCCCGCGAGGCCGAACAGAGAGCCAGGACCGCGGCTCAGCGCGAAGCCTCTCGCGTGAACACGCAGCTGCAGCGTCTACCATATCCGCTCAACCGCCTTGCCAATGTGTGGGATTCAGCCTCTTCCATAGAGAGCACGCGGCCTGCGTTCCGCGTGGCGCAGGTCGATGCCGAGCTCCTagacgaagagctgctggagctcctCAAGGGACAGGTCGGCGATGCCCTCAAATACTATGCCGGCGGCCATCTCAAGGATGACTGGTCTGCAGAGATTATGCTGGCGCTAAGAGCCGTCCTTTTCAAGCTGACAGTCTGGGATAACGATGCGACGTACGGAGCGGCTCTGCAGAACCTCAAATATACCGACGCCAGAAAAGGGGGCCCTGTGCTGGCACCACCAACGAGGCTACAAAAGTCAATGTACGGCCTTGTCACAGTATTTGGAAAATATGCCTGGACAAGATGGGAAGACTGGCTCGTGGACCAGGACGATGGATATAGCGATCCTACCCCTGTGGTGCAGCGACTATCCCGATTGACGTCTGGGCTGACAACAGTCCACTCTGCGGCGGCATGCGTCTCCTTTCTCATATTCCTGTTCCGCGGACAGTATCGCACAATCCTCGACCGCGTTTTGCGCATGCGGCTTGCGCCTCCCACAAGCCACGTCAGCCGCGAAGTCTCGTTTGAATACCTCAACCGCCAGCTTGTCTGGCATGCCTTCACCgaattcctcctcttcgtcctgcCCTTGATTGGCATCAACcgttggcggcgatggctgaGCCGCACCTGGCGGAAAACCAAGGATATCGTCAGCACAAAGCAAGCCGGCGATACTGCAAGCGGCGAGTACGGCTTTTTGCCGGAGAGGACCTGCGCCATTTGCTACCAGGACCAGAACGCTGCGGCGTCGTCAGAATCCGAAGtcatggcagcggcagcctccAGCGGCGTGATTGGTTCGGCCCAGACTGACGTTACCAACCCATATGAAGCCATTCCCTGCGGGTGCATCTACTGCTTTGTCTGCATTGCGCAGCGCCTGGATCGAGAAGAGGGCGAAGGCTGGACTTGTCTGAGGTGCGGAGAACATGTCAAAGAGTGCAAGCCGTGGAACGGAGACGTGCTCGAGCCCTCCCGCAAATCAACCTCGACAAAAACGGTGGCATTTTCGGATGATGTGGTGGGAGGCTTTTCAGACGCAGACGACGCATCAGTCATTTCtagagaagaagctctcggTGGCTCCTCGCCGAAGCGTTGA